A section of the Clostridium sp. TW13 genome encodes:
- the gpmI gene encoding 2,3-bisphosphoglycerate-independent phosphoglycerate mutase, whose translation MSKKPVMLMILDGFGIAAKSDGNAVEAAVKPNYDRIIAKYPHTEIQASGLDVGLPKGQMGNSEVGHLNIGAGRIIYQELTRITKAVEEGTILDNESLNIAMKNAIDKNSSLHLMGLLSDGGVHSHIDHLKGLIKMAKDKGVKNVYVHAFMDGRDVAPSSGKEFVEELEAYLKEVGVGKIASVSGRYYAMDRDNRWERVQLAYDAIVNGKGETANSAVEVMENSYHDNKTDEFVLPCVVLENGAPVATVKNNDSVIFFNFRPDRAREITKAMTQDDFDGFQREKLDVTFVCMTQYNKDFTGVEVAYKPESYTNTLGEYVSNKGLKQLRIAETEKYAHVTFFFNGGVEKPNEGEDREIVQSPKVATYDLKPEMSAFELTDNLVSKIDADKYDMIIVNYANPDMVGHTGVFEAAKKAVEAVDTCLGKVVDKVLEKEGTVFITADHGNAEIMIDFSTGTPFTAHTTDPVPFVWVSKDAEGKELKSGGRLSDIAPTMLTAMGLEVPAEMTGQNLMK comes from the coding sequence ATGTCAAAAAAACCAGTAATGTTAATGATATTAGACGGATTTGGTATTGCTGCTAAATCAGATGGAAATGCTGTAGAAGCTGCAGTAAAACCTAATTATGATAGAATAATAGCAAAATATCCTCATACAGAAATTCAAGCTTCAGGTTTAGATGTTGGACTTCCTAAAGGACAAATGGGTAATTCAGAAGTTGGACATTTAAATATAGGTGCAGGAAGAATAATATATCAAGAATTAACTAGAATAACTAAAGCAGTAGAAGAAGGAACAATTTTAGATAATGAATCTTTAAATATTGCTATGAAAAATGCAATTGATAAGAATTCATCTCTACACTTAATGGGATTATTATCAGATGGTGGAGTTCACTCACACATAGATCACTTAAAGGGTCTAATTAAAATGGCTAAAGATAAGGGTGTAAAAAATGTTTATGTTCATGCATTTATGGATGGAAGAGACGTTGCACCATCATCAGGTAAAGAATTTGTTGAAGAATTAGAAGCTTATCTAAAAGAAGTTGGAGTTGGTAAGATTGCTTCAGTTTCAGGTAGATATTATGCAATGGATAGAGATAACAGATGGGAAAGAGTTCAATTAGCTTACGATGCTATAGTTAATGGTAAGGGTGAAACTGCAAACTCAGCTGTAGAAGTAATGGAAAACTCATATCATGATAATAAAACAGATGAATTTGTATTACCATGTGTAGTATTAGAGAATGGTGCTCCAGTAGCGACTGTAAAGAATAATGATTCAGTTATATTCTTTAACTTTAGACCAGATAGAGCAAGAGAAATAACTAAGGCTATGACTCAAGATGACTTTGATGGTTTCCAAAGAGAAAAGTTAGATGTAACTTTTGTATGTATGACTCAATACAACAAAGACTTTACTGGAGTTGAAGTAGCTTACAAGCCAGAAAGTTATACAAATACTTTAGGAGAATATGTTTCAAATAAAGGCTTAAAACAATTAAGAATTGCTGAAACTGAAAAGTATGCTCACGTTACTTTCTTCTTCAACGGTGGAGTTGAAAAACCAAATGAAGGTGAAGATAGAGAAATAGTTCAATCTCCAAAGGTTGCTACTTATGATTTAAAACCAGAAATGAGTGCTTTTGAGTTAACTGATAACTTAGTTTCTAAGATTGATGCAGATAAGTATGATATGATAATAGTTAACTACGCTAACCCAGATATGGTTGGTCATACAGGAGTATTTGAAGCAGCTAAGAAGGCTGTTGAAGCAGTAGATACTTGTCTTGGCAAAGTAGTAGATAAGGTACTAGAAAAAGAAGGTACAGTATTTATAACAGCTGACCACGGAAATGCTGAAATAATGATAGACTTCTCAACAGGTACACCATTTACAGCACATACTACAGATCCAGTTCCATTTGTATGGGTATCAAAGGATGCTGAAGGAAAAGAATTAAAATCAGGCGGAAGACTTTCAGATATAGCTCCAACTATGTTAACAGCTATGGGATTAGAAGTTCCAGCTGAAATGACTGGTCAAAATTTAATGAAATAG
- the tpiA gene encoding triose-phosphate isomerase has translation MRKAIIAGNWKMNKTVEEAVKMVEELKSLVKDATCDVVVCPTFVCLDAVKKAAAGSNIKVAAQNMHFEESGAFTGEVAPGMLEAMGIEYVVLGHSERREYFNETDEALNKKVKKAFEHNITPILCCGESLEQRENGTTNKVIEAQIKADIAGLTNDQAAKLVIAYEPIWAIGTGKTATDEQANETIKAIRAMVAEMYGAEVADKVRIQYGGSVKPNTIKAQMAMSDIDGALVGGASLVASDFSAIVNY, from the coding sequence ATGAGAAAAGCTATAATAGCAGGAAACTGGAAAATGAACAAAACTGTTGAAGAAGCAGTAAAAATGGTAGAAGAATTAAAGTCATTAGTAAAGGATGCTACTTGTGATGTAGTTGTATGCCCTACATTCGTATGTTTAGATGCTGTTAAAAAAGCTGCAGCTGGATCAAATATTAAAGTTGCTGCACAAAACATGCATTTTGAAGAAAGTGGAGCTTTCACAGGAGAAGTTGCTCCAGGAATGCTTGAAGCTATGGGAATTGAATATGTTGTTTTAGGACACAGTGAAAGAAGAGAATACTTCAATGAAACTGATGAAGCATTAAACAAGAAAGTTAAGAAAGCTTTCGAACACAACATAACTCCAATCCTTTGCTGTGGAGAATCTTTAGAGCAAAGAGAAAATGGAACAACTAATAAAGTTATAGAAGCTCAAATTAAAGCTGATATAGCTGGATTAACTAACGATCAAGCAGCTAAACTAGTTATAGCTTACGAACCAATCTGGGCTATAGGAACAGGTAAAACTGCTACAGATGAACAAGCAAACGAAACAATAAAAGCAATAAGAGCTATGGTTGCAGAAATGTACGGAGCAGAAGTTGCTGACAAAGTAAGAATCCAATACGGTGGATCAGTTAAACCAAACACAATAAAAGCTCAAATGGCTATGTCTGACATAGACGGAGCATTAGTTGGTGGAGCTAGCTTAGTTGCTTCTGACTTCTCTGCAATAGTTAACTACTAG
- a CDS encoding phosphoglycerate kinase: MSFNKKTIEDIEVKGKKVLVRCDFNVPLKDGVITDENRLNGALPTINYLINNGARVILCSHLGKDASKSLAPVAKRLSELLNKEVVFARDEEVVGENAKKAVAAMKDGDVVLLENTRCRKEETKNVETFSKELASLADVFVNDAFGTAHRAHCSTVGVTEFIDTAVCGYLIQKELKFLGEAVESPVRPFVAILGGAKVSDKIAVINNLLEKVDTIIIGGGMAYTFLKAQGFEIGTSLVEEDRLDYAKEMIEKAKSKGVKFLLPVDHRVAAEFKDVEATVTADENIPAGNMGLDIGPKTETLYADAIKDAKTVIWNGPMGVFEFENYNKGTIAVAKAMADADATTVIGGGDSAAAVNILGFGDKMTHISTGGGASLEFLEGKELPGIVALNNK, translated from the coding sequence ATGAGTTTTAATAAAAAAACAATCGAAGATATCGAAGTTAAAGGTAAAAAAGTTTTAGTAAGATGTGACTTTAACGTACCACTAAAAGATGGCGTTATAACTGATGAAAACAGATTAAACGGAGCACTTCCAACTATAAACTACTTAATAAATAATGGAGCAAGAGTTATTCTTTGCTCACATTTAGGAAAAGATGCATCTAAGTCTTTAGCACCAGTAGCTAAGAGATTAAGCGAACTATTAAACAAAGAAGTAGTTTTCGCTAGAGATGAAGAAGTTGTTGGAGAAAACGCTAAAAAAGCTGTTGCAGCAATGAAAGACGGAGATGTTGTATTACTAGAAAATACAAGATGCAGAAAAGAAGAAACTAAGAATGTTGAAACATTCTCTAAAGAATTAGCTTCTTTAGCTGACGTTTTTGTTAACGATGCATTTGGTACAGCTCATAGAGCACACTGCTCTACAGTTGGAGTTACTGAATTTATCGATACAGCTGTATGTGGATACTTAATTCAAAAAGAATTAAAATTCTTAGGAGAAGCTGTTGAATCTCCAGTAAGACCATTCGTAGCTATTTTAGGTGGAGCTAAGGTTTCAGATAAGATTGCTGTTATAAACAACTTATTAGAAAAAGTTGATACTATAATCATCGGTGGAGGAATGGCTTACACATTCTTAAAAGCTCAAGGATTTGAAATAGGAACATCTTTAGTAGAAGAAGATAGACTTGACTACGCTAAAGAAATGATCGAAAAAGCTAAATCTAAGGGAGTTAAATTCTTATTACCAGTTGACCACAGAGTTGCTGCTGAATTCAAAGATGTAGAAGCTACTGTTACTGCTGATGAAAACATTCCAGCCGGAAACATGGGATTAGATATTGGACCTAAGACTGAAACTTTATATGCTGATGCAATCAAAGATGCTAAGACAGTAATCTGGAACGGACCAATGGGAGTATTCGAATTCGAAAACTACAACAAGGGAACTATAGCAGTTGCTAAGGCTATGGCTGATGCAGATGCTACAACAGTAATCGGTGGAGGAGACTCAGCTGCTGCTGTTAATATATTAGGATTTGGAGATAAGATGACTCATATCTCTACTGGTGGTGGAGCATCACTAGAATTCTTAGAAGGAAAAGAACTTCCAGGAATAGTTGCTTTAAACAATAAATAA
- the gap gene encoding type I glyceraldehyde-3-phosphate dehydrogenase: protein MVKVAINGFGRIGRLAFRQMFGAEGFDVVAINDLTDPKMLAHLLKYDSSQGRYDGEVEVKESSIVVNGKEIKIYAEADASKLPWGEIGVDVVLECTGFYVSKAKSQAHINAGAKKVVISAPAGNDLPTVVYNVNHEVLTAEDHIISAASCTTNCLAPMAKALNDLAPIQSGIMSTIHAYTGDQMVLDGPHRKGDFRRARAAAVNIVPNSTGAAKAIGLVIPELKGKLIGSAQRVPVPTGSTTILVSVVKAKDLTVEAVNAAMKAASNESFGYTEEELVSSDIVGIRFGSLFDATQTMVSKVGEDLYQVQTVAWYDNENSYTSQMVRTIKHFAKFF from the coding sequence ATGGTAAAGGTAGCAATTAATGGTTTTGGACGTATAGGACGTCTTGCATTTAGACAAATGTTTGGAGCAGAAGGATTCGATGTTGTTGCAATCAACGACTTAACAGATCCTAAAATGTTAGCTCACTTATTAAAATATGATTCATCTCAAGGTAGATATGACGGTGAAGTAGAAGTTAAAGAATCTTCTATCGTTGTTAACGGAAAAGAAATAAAGATTTATGCTGAAGCTGATGCTTCTAAACTTCCATGGGGAGAAATCGGAGTAGACGTAGTTCTAGAATGTACTGGATTCTATGTATCAAAAGCTAAATCTCAAGCACATATCAATGCAGGTGCTAAGAAAGTTGTTATTTCAGCTCCAGCTGGAAACGACCTTCCAACAGTTGTTTACAATGTAAACCACGAAGTATTAACTGCTGAAGATCACATAATTTCAGCTGCATCTTGTACAACAAACTGCTTAGCTCCAATGGCTAAAGCTCTTAATGATCTTGCACCAATTCAATCTGGTATAATGTCAACAATTCATGCTTATACTGGAGATCAAATGGTACTTGATGGACCACACAGAAAGGGAGACTTCAGACGTGCTAGAGCTGCAGCTGTTAACATAGTTCCTAACTCAACAGGAGCTGCAAAAGCTATCGGTTTAGTTATTCCAGAATTAAAAGGAAAATTAATCGGTTCTGCACAAAGAGTTCCAGTTCCAACTGGTTCAACTACAATCTTAGTTTCAGTTGTTAAAGCAAAAGATCTTACAGTTGAAGCTGTTAACGCTGCTATGAAAGCTGCTTCAAATGAATCTTTCGGATACACTGAAGAAGAATTAGTATCTTCTGATATCGTTGGAATCAGATTTGGTTCTTTATTCGATGCAACTCAAACAATGGTTTCTAAAGTTGGAGAAGACTTATACCAAGTACAAACAGTTGCATGGTATGACAACGAAAATTCATACACTAGCCAAATGGTTAGAACTATAAAGCACTTTGCTAAATTCTTCTAA
- a CDS encoding sugar-binding transcriptional regulator: MQDILRLQKKLIPELVDLMEKRYNILRTIYYNEPVGRRVLANTLSLGERVVRTEVEFLKSQNLIEINAPGMTVTSEGTEILEDLKEYVHEIKGLSDVEQAIKEALNLKDVIVVSGDADDDVTILKELGKSAANYAKNQIKSGDIIAITGGSTIKQVVDSFPKMNNIKDVLVVPARGGMGRKVETQSNSLAARLAERLNGTYKLLHVPENLSNDILQTLTRQKGIQEVIQFIHKANILIYGIGRADKMGLKRGLSQEQLDRLEELGAVGEAFGCYFDEDSKVVWVTPTLGINIDDITTLNLHIAVAAGKDKVDAIIATEFGKKNGVLVTDEGAAKKIMEKLNLQV; this comes from the coding sequence TTGCAAGATATATTAAGGCTTCAGAAAAAGTTAATTCCTGAGCTTGTAGACTTAATGGAAAAAAGATATAATATACTGCGAACAATATATTATAATGAACCTGTTGGTAGAAGAGTTTTAGCAAATACTTTAAGTCTTGGTGAGAGAGTTGTTAGAACTGAGGTTGAATTTTTGAAGAGTCAAAATTTAATTGAGATCAATGCTCCAGGAATGACTGTAACAAGTGAAGGAACTGAAATTTTAGAAGACTTAAAAGAGTATGTTCATGAAATTAAGGGTCTTTCAGATGTGGAACAAGCAATAAAAGAAGCTCTTAATTTAAAAGATGTAATAGTGGTATCTGGTGATGCAGATGATGATGTTACCATATTAAAAGAATTAGGTAAATCAGCAGCAAACTATGCTAAAAACCAGATAAAATCAGGGGATATAATAGCCATTACAGGTGGCAGTACCATTAAACAAGTGGTGGATAGTTTCCCAAAGATGAACAATATAAAAGATGTACTAGTTGTTCCAGCTAGAGGTGGAATGGGAAGAAAAGTTGAAACTCAATCCAATAGTTTAGCTGCAAGGTTAGCAGAAAGGTTAAACGGTACCTATAAGTTATTACATGTACCAGAAAACTTAAGTAATGATATATTACAAACGCTTACTAGACAGAAAGGTATTCAAGAAGTTATCCAATTTATACACAAGGCTAATATTTTAATTTATGGAATAGGTCGAGCTGATAAAATGGGTTTAAAAAGAGGTCTATCTCAAGAACAATTAGATCGATTAGAAGAGCTTGGAGCTGTAGGAGAAGCTTTCGGATGTTATTTTGATGAAGATTCTAAAGTAGTTTGGGTAACACCAACCTTAGGAATTAACATAGATGATATAACCACTCTTAATTTGCATATTGCAGTAGCAGCAGGCAAAGATAAGGTTGATGCCATTATAGCCACTGAGTTTGGTAAAAAGAATGGTGTTTTGGTTACAGATGAAGGCGCAGCAAAAAAAATAATGGAGAAATTAAATTTACAAGTATAA
- the rpoN gene encoding RNA polymerase factor sigma-54, whose protein sequence is MGINNLTFQLTQEQKLALTQSMILSIKLLQMPIIDLFNYVNNELSENPVLEGDFRDKEVKEEIDYNKLKNYLEFDRYDTKSFAIENDEVSPFSFISGERTLKDFLYEQLREVKQTREENYLCTYIIENIDDRGYLPISDEEISVDTNMSIDAIRKALDTIQSMDPAGIAARDIKECLILQLGRNNKASKEIQEIINYHLEDIADNKFNNIAKELNITAKEVQEYFDIIKHLQPKPSRGFYTGDSIAFVFPDVEIKKVGNQYEIIMEDRILPKLSINKFYKQVINSTGDEHAKSYINEKMEHAIGLINGIEQRKQTLYKVMMYILNKQVQYFDEGVEKLKPMTIKEVSEALSFHESTISRAIKDKYVLTPRGIILIKKLFTTALNKETEDLSVVNIKNRIKYLIDGEDKFKPLSDQNICNILNNESLPISRRTVAKYREELGIKSSSKRKRI, encoded by the coding sequence ATGGGGATAAATAATTTAACTTTTCAACTTACTCAAGAACAAAAGTTAGCACTTACTCAATCAATGATTTTATCAATAAAGCTTTTACAGATGCCCATTATAGATTTATTCAACTATGTTAACAATGAACTTAGTGAAAATCCTGTTTTAGAAGGAGATTTTAGGGATAAAGAAGTAAAAGAAGAAATAGATTATAATAAATTAAAAAATTACTTGGAATTTGATAGATATGATACTAAAAGTTTTGCAATTGAGAATGATGAGGTCTCACCATTTTCTTTTATTAGTGGTGAGAGAACATTAAAAGATTTTTTATATGAGCAATTAAGGGAAGTAAAACAGACTCGTGAGGAAAACTACTTATGTACATACATTATTGAAAATATAGATGATAGAGGATATTTACCTATAAGTGATGAAGAAATAAGTGTTGATACTAATATGTCTATAGATGCCATTAGAAAAGCATTAGATACAATTCAGAGTATGGACCCAGCAGGGATAGCAGCAAGGGACATAAAGGAATGTTTAATTTTACAATTAGGGAGAAATAATAAAGCTTCAAAGGAAATTCAAGAAATTATAAATTATCATTTAGAGGATATTGCAGACAATAAATTTAATAATATAGCAAAAGAATTAAATATAACAGCTAAAGAAGTACAAGAATATTTTGATATAATTAAGCATTTACAACCAAAGCCATCTAGAGGCTTTTACACAGGAGATAGCATAGCATTTGTATTTCCTGACGTTGAAATTAAAAAAGTGGGTAATCAATACGAGATAATTATGGAGGATAGGATATTACCTAAGTTGAGCATAAATAAATTTTATAAGCAAGTTATAAATTCTACTGGAGATGAACACGCTAAGTCTTATATAAATGAAAAGATGGAGCATGCCATAGGATTAATCAATGGTATCGAACAGAGAAAACAAACTTTGTATAAAGTTATGATGTATATATTAAACAAACAAGTTCAGTATTTTGATGAAGGGGTAGAAAAGTTAAAACCAATGACAATTAAAGAAGTATCAGAAGCATTAAGTTTTCATGAATCTACTATAAGCAGAGCAATAAAAGATAAATATGTTCTTACACCAAGAGGAATAATATTGATAAAGAAGTTATTTACTACAGCCTTAAACAAAGAAACTGAGGATTTGAGTGTAGTAAATATAAAGAACAGAATAAAATATTTAATTGATGGAGAAGATAAATTCAAGCCTTTATCAGATCAAAATATTTGTAATATTTTAAACAATGAAAGTTTGCCTATTTCTAGAAGAACTGTTGCTAAATATAGAGAAGAGTTAGGAATAAAATCATCCAGTAAAAGAAAAAGAATTTAA
- a CDS encoding ABC transporter permease, which yields MANTASIPIVVALIASMLRMATPLIFTALGGVISERSGVVNIGLEGMMIMGAFFAVYGSYKTGSPWMGLVFAIVAGGFIAFIHAFLSISLKADQTISGTAINLFAAALTSYLIVELFGRKGQTDGVTALPYPREMLSKIPVIGKLLGELNWFVFIAIILVAVITFILFKTPLGLRIRAVGEHPKAADTLGINVYAVRYGCVIASGMLAALGGASLSIGSLNLFSEGMINGRGFIAMAAVIFGNWKPVGAFGACLLFAFADAFQILAQRFAWNIPNDVYYAMPYILTLIVIAGFVGKSQAPAADGVPYEKNSR from the coding sequence ATGGCTAATACAGCAAGTATTCCAATAGTAGTTGCCTTAATAGCATCAATGCTTAGAATGGCAACACCTCTAATATTTACAGCACTTGGTGGAGTTATATCAGAAAGATCTGGTGTTGTTAATATAGGTCTTGAAGGTATGATGATAATGGGAGCTTTCTTTGCAGTTTACGGATCATATAAAACAGGAAGCCCATGGATGGGACTTGTATTTGCAATAGTAGCAGGTGGATTCATTGCTTTCATACATGCATTTTTAAGTATTTCTTTAAAGGCTGATCAAACTATTTCAGGTACTGCAATTAACTTATTTGCAGCAGCGTTAACTAGCTACTTAATAGTAGAACTATTTGGTAGAAAAGGTCAAACAGACGGTGTTACAGCATTACCTTATCCAAGAGAAATGCTTTCTAAGATACCTGTAATAGGTAAATTATTAGGTGAATTAAACTGGTTCGTTTTCATAGCAATAATTTTAGTTGCTGTTATAACTTTTATACTATTTAAAACACCACTAGGATTAAGAATAAGAGCCGTTGGTGAGCATCCAAAGGCAGCAGATACTCTAGGTATCAATGTTTATGCAGTAAGATATGGATGTGTAATTGCATCAGGAATGTTAGCAGCTCTTGGTGGAGCATCACTTTCTATAGGTTCACTAAATCTATTTAGTGAAGGTATGATAAATGGTAGAGGATTTATCGCTATGGCAGCAGTTATCTTTGGTAACTGGAAGCCAGTAGGAGCTTTTGGAGCATGTTTATTATTTGCTTTTGCAGATGCATTCCAAATTCTTGCTCAAAGATTTGCATGGAATATACCAAATGATGTATATTATGCTATGCCATATATATTAACTTTAATAGTAATAGCAGGATTTGTAGGAAAATCTCAAGCTCCAGCAGCTGATGGTGTTCCATACGAAAAGAATAGCAGATAA